From Thermoplasmatales archaeon, a single genomic window includes:
- the hxlB gene encoding 6-phospho-3-hexuloisomerase, producing MRFREAISYISNEAKRIVEEVDDEKIEKMIKYFFDAKNIFVYGAGRSGLVGKAFAIRLVHLGFPTFVIGETITVPVKKGDLVVLISGSGETIPVAMTAEIARRLGAKIISITANPESHIARFGDIVVVLKEKEKNKELAPLGTIFEASAWIFLDALVAEIMARKGEDEESMKRRHATLE from the coding sequence ATGAGGTTCAGGGAGGCGATTTCTTATATAAGTAATGAGGCAAAGAGAATAGTTGAAGAGGTTGATGATGAAAAAATAGAAAAGATGATAAAATATTTTTTTGATGCAAAAAACATTTTTGTTTACGGAGCGGGCAGGAGCGGGCTGGTGGGCAAGGCATTTGCGATAAGGCTGGTTCATCTTGGATTTCCAACTTTTGTGATAGGAGAAACTATAACCGTGCCTGTGAAAAAAGGGGATCTGGTTGTTCTGATTTCTGGTTCTGGAGAAACAATTCCTGTTGCAATGACCGCAGAAATTGCTCGCAGATTGGGGGCGAAAATAATTTCCATAACCGCAAATCCTGAATCGCATATTGCCAGATTTGGAGACATTGTAGTTGTGCTTAAAGAAAAAGAGAAGAATAAGGAACTTGCTCCATTAGGAACAATTTTTGAGGCTTCCGCATGGATTTTTCTCGATGCCCTCGTGGCGGAGATTATGGCAAGAAAAGGAGAAGATGAAGAAAGCA
- a CDS encoding TIM barrel protein, protein MIRIGPAGIPLSCKERTYKDGIIYTRCLGLSAIEIRFSRAFLTKEEAKIIKRVAKKCDIEINVHAPYYINLAGDERIVNLSKEKIEKSLYLSHFLGARIMTTHLGFYGGLSKKETMRRIVKNLREIRDKAKMDGIEVEIGIETMGKKEVFGSLGEIVEVCKRVKGVVPVIDIAHIHARGNGCLKSKEDMQKIFDALKDLKLDHYLLHVTGVKYDMEGEKYHTPIKKGDLQIVELMKCIIENDYDVTIISESPLVEHDAMYTQILLQRTMEMLR, encoded by the coding sequence GTGATAAGAATTGGACCCGCGGGCATTCCTCTTTCCTGTAAGGAAAGGACATATAAAGATGGAATAATTTATACTCGTTGTCTTGGTTTATCCGCAATTGAGATAAGATTTTCAAGAGCTTTTTTAACTAAGGAAGAGGCAAAGATAATAAAGAGAGTTGCAAAAAAATGTGATATTGAAATAAATGTTCATGCCCCATATTATATAAACCTTGCAGGAGATGAAAGAATTGTAAATTTGAGTAAGGAAAAAATAGAGAAATCTCTTTATCTTTCTCATTTTCTTGGAGCAAGAATAATGACAACTCATCTTGGTTTTTATGGAGGACTATCAAAGAAAGAAACAATGAGGAGAATTGTAAAAAATTTAAGAGAGATAAGAGATAAAGCGAAGATGGATGGTATAGAGGTTGAAATAGGAATAGAAACCATGGGAAAGAAAGAGGTTTTTGGGAGTTTAGGCGAAATTGTAGAGGTCTGCAAGCGAGTTAAAGGAGTTGTGCCTGTTATAGATATAGCCCATATTCATGCAAGAGGAAATGGATGCTTAAAAAGCAAGGAAGACATGCAAAAAATTTTCGATGCCCTCAAAGATTTGAAACTTGATCATTACCTCTTACATGTTACAGGGGTAAAATATGATATGGAAGGGGAAAAATATCACACACCGATAAAGAAAGGAGACCTGCAAATTGTTGAGCTGATGAAATGCATAATTGAGAATGATTATGATGTAACAATTATTTCAGAGTCACCATTAGTTGAACATGATGCAATGTATACTCAAATATTATTACAAAGAACAATGGAGATGCTAAGATGA
- a CDS encoding DMT family transporter: protein MEEKKIKILLIISIISISFSSILTKMSDSFPLVIAFYRMALSSLLILPFLLVYKIKMNKKEILLSSLIGIILALHFITWITSLSYTSIASSVILVTSHPFFVSIVSFLLFKEKLSKRSIYGIILSFSGIIVLFSSDYFSLPKTFKGDLLAFLGGIFAGLYIIGGRKVRQSANIFEYSFTVYGVASFFLLLLCLIFKINLKISSKELSIFLLMAIFPTLLGHFLFNFCIKYVKASVISVSFLGEPIGSSLLATLFFREIPSLWSIAGGVITLFGIYLVVSSEIKNI from the coding sequence GTGGAAGAAAAGAAGATAAAAATATTGCTAATTATTTCAATTATTTCAATATCTTTTTCTTCCATTCTAACAAAAATGAGTGATTCATTTCCTCTTGTTATTGCATTTTATAGAATGGCATTATCCTCTCTTTTAATTCTCCCCTTTCTGTTAGTATATAAAATTAAAATGAATAAAAAAGAGATTTTATTATCTTCTCTTATCGGCATAATTCTCGCCCTTCATTTTATAACATGGATTACATCTCTTTCTTACACTTCAATTGCAAGTTCAGTAATTCTTGTAACCTCTCACCCTTTCTTTGTGTCGATAGTTTCATTTCTCCTTTTTAAAGAGAAATTAAGCAAAAGAAGTATATATGGTATAATTCTCTCGTTTTCTGGCATAATAGTTCTTTTTTCATCAGATTATTTTTCTCTTCCAAAAACATTTAAGGGTGATTTACTAGCTTTTTTAGGGGGAATTTTCGCTGGATTATATATAATTGGAGGAAGAAAAGTGAGACAGAGCGCGAATATTTTTGAATACAGCTTCACTGTTTATGGAGTTGCATCATTTTTCCTTCTTTTATTATGCCTTATTTTCAAAATAAATTTGAAAATCTCATCTAAGGAGTTATCAATTTTCCTACTTATGGCAATCTTTCCAACATTGCTCGGTCATTTTCTTTTCAATTTCTGCATAAAATATGTTAAAGCATCGGTTATTTCAGTTTCTTTCCTTGGTGAGCCAATTGGTTCATCCTTATTAGCAACGCTTTTCTTCAGAGAAATTCCTAGTTTATGGAGCATAGCGGGAGGAGTAATTACCTTGTTTGGTATATATCTTGTTGTATCATCGGAAATTAAAAATATTTAA
- a CDS encoding response regulator: MEKKIVLAIDDEETMIDLIKRNLEKISIPVIVYGATSGEEGLEKYKKLAEQGKKPHLVLMDLNLTQWGKGKMDGVETTKKILEFDPNANIYGYTAWFATAWAKKLEEAGAKKIIERTILPSDFRKLIEDILKEI; this comes from the coding sequence ATGGAGAAAAAAATAGTTCTTGCAATAGATGATGAAGAAACAATGATTGATCTAATAAAGAGAAATCTTGAAAAGATAAGCATACCAGTAATAGTTTATGGAGCAACAAGTGGCGAAGAGGGGCTGGAAAAATACAAAAAATTGGCAGAGCAAGGGAAAAAACCCCATCTTGTCTTAATGGATTTAAATCTTACTCAATGGGGAAAGGGAAAGATGGATGGAGTTGAAACCACCAAAAAAATCCTGGAATTTGACCCAAATGCAAATATCTATGGCTACACCGCCTGGTTCGCCACCGCCTGGGCGAAAAAACTGGAGGAGGCGGGCGCAAAAAAAATTATAGAGAGAACAATTCTGCCATCTGATTTCAGAAAATTAATTGAGGATATATTGAAAGAAATTTAA
- a CDS encoding GTP-binding protein — protein sequence MIDTGISKLDRFLNGIPYGKSVLFYIDPVVEESNIGIHVLHHNLEKGLYGVYVVSESSPKNVEKVFREFNWSRENYDKMIVVDAYSSLIGAPSEEKYRIYEAHDIENYEGVLLDIIEKIDRGVVIFDSLSNIMDLCGEKDTLDGIEKLNKELGKKEVVSFYNFISWPYKESIIYRLKRIFNAIIEVNLVEDIVTRQKMCIRKVDWNDCKDKEIYFKIFKPEGLRVYIPKVSVIGPHQSGKTTFIKSVSKEFTPVERKGATVGIEYGSVDYKGYRIDIFGLPGLERFSPIADKMIGSSNIIFIVVDSTKEEDIFYAKEIISKINIPFIILANKQDIQGAMSKEEIRNRMELSEDIPIIEISAKDGKNVYEVIDKMLEILEDAQNAC from the coding sequence ATGATTGATACAGGCATATCAAAACTTGATAGATTTCTAAATGGCATACCTTATGGAAAATCTGTTTTATTTTATATTGATCCTGTAGTGGAGGAAAGCAATATAGGAATTCATGTCCTTCATCACAATCTTGAAAAAGGGTTGTATGGTGTATATGTTGTTTCAGAGTCCTCACCAAAAAATGTTGAAAAAGTTTTTAGAGAATTTAACTGGAGTAGAGAAAATTACGACAAAATGATTGTTGTGGATGCATACTCTTCTTTAATAGGAGCACCTTCTGAAGAGAAATATAGAATATATGAAGCACATGATATAGAAAACTATGAAGGTGTCTTATTAGATATTATAGAAAAAATAGATAGAGGAGTTGTTATTTTTGATTCCCTTTCAAATATAATGGATTTGTGTGGGGAAAAAGATACCTTAGATGGAATAGAAAAATTGAATAAGGAATTAGGCAAAAAAGAAGTTGTTTCATTTTATAATTTTATTTCATGGCCTTACAAAGAATCTATAATTTACAGATTGAAAAGAATTTTTAATGCGATAATAGAAGTAAATCTTGTTGAGGATATAGTTACAAGACAAAAAATGTGCATAAGAAAAGTCGATTGGAATGACTGCAAGGATAAAGAAATATATTTCAAAATATTCAAGCCGGAGGGATTAAGAGTATATATACCAAAAGTTTCTGTTATAGGACCGCATCAATCTGGAAAAACAACTTTTATAAAATCTGTCTCAAAAGAATTTACACCTGTAGAAAGAAAAGGAGCAACTGTTGGAATTGAGTATGGCTCTGTGGATTATAAGGGCTACAGAATTGATATTTTTGGATTACCTGGTCTCGAAAGATTCTCGCCCATAGCAGATAAAATGATTGGCTCATCAAACATCATATTTATTGTTGTTGACTCTACAAAAGAGGAGGATATTTTTTATGCTAAGGAGATTATATCAAAAATTAATATTCCATTCATTATTTTAGCAAATAAGCAAGATATACAAGGAGCAATGAGTAAGGAAGAAATAAGGAATAGGATGGAATTAAGTGAGGATATTCCTATTATAGAAATTTCCGCAAAAGATGGAAAGAATGTTTATGAAGTAATTGATAAAATGCTAGAAATTTTGGAGGATGCTCAGAATGCTTGCTAG
- a CDS encoding roadblock/LC7 domain-containing protein translates to MKSMTKNYKEILRELEMEKGVEGVFIVSRDGLPVYTNIENFHVEVFSAMVATILSSAEIAIDEIKGGVPKFVVIEGKNRKIVVGGAGPDYLIAVVTSPDVEFLDLMQKIGKELGKND, encoded by the coding sequence ATGAAAAGTATGACAAAAAACTATAAGGAGATACTAAGGGAGCTTGAAATGGAGAAAGGAGTGGAAGGAGTATTTATCGTTTCCAGAGATGGTCTTCCAGTATATACAAATATAGAAAATTTCCATGTAGAAGTTTTCTCTGCAATGGTAGCTACAATATTAAGCTCCGCAGAAATAGCAATTGATGAAATAAAAGGAGGTGTGCCAAAATTTGTTGTTATTGAGGGAAAGAACAGGAAGATAGTTGTAGGAGGCGCAGGGCCAGATTATTTGATTGCGGTTGTAACATCTCCTGACGTAGAATTTTTGGATTTAATGCAGAAGATTGGGAAAGAGCTGGGAAAAAATGATTGA
- a CDS encoding type II secretion system F family protein produces the protein MIARKITIFALIVSFSIILASTIARFFEYYALSNILFATAIILFLFFSYVQRKIKEDMLPFIPDEYKEREWKYYFTSLFSFIILLFATILNIFIVFFAINISRVLINILLGAVLLLMLYTVLSIPYVERTPAYLIFFIFSIIFSLVVIASQTDLYHLPRNVPRIIINMADPLFLLNFAMISWMMSLMIGGEMPSPIDSIVGIYESGKTVKEEVVLRRRILYFGIIFLIVGFIAINIIAVLPKPRIFLAEIKWVYVLIGLSIFLLFFLVLYILFILPEKSGVLKEKYDVETVKKIVILSISAVFAAIFIAIAILLQVGKISSIGALSLSREYSIDFAIYAILVSIGPFGFYEYFHYRKINSMEERFPEFLRDLAESRKAGMTEARAVEMAARGDYGHLTPEIKKMAIQISWGIPFTEALRRFGERIKTPLIQRTTTMVIKASEAGGKTADVIEAAATNAREIKILQNERKTEMSLYLMIIYISFFVFLAVIVALSKFFLSNLISKAVSLPGFSGPSISLKEYEFIYICTALAQAIGSGVVAGSITEGKAIAGLRHATIMIIITYLIFKLI, from the coding sequence TCTTCTCATATGTTCAGAGAAAAATAAAGGAAGATATGTTGCCATTTATACCGGATGAATATAAGGAAAGAGAATGGAAATATTATTTCACCTCCCTGTTTTCATTCATAATTTTACTTTTTGCGACAATTCTAAATATATTCATTGTTTTTTTTGCCATCAATATCTCAAGAGTTTTAATAAATATATTGCTTGGAGCGGTATTGTTGCTTATGCTTTATACAGTGCTCTCTATCCCATATGTTGAAAGAACTCCCGCTTACCTTATTTTCTTCATATTTTCAATAATTTTCTCTCTTGTTGTTATTGCCTCCCAGACAGATCTCTACCATTTGCCGAGAAATGTTCCTCGCATAATCATTAACATGGCAGACCCTCTTTTCCTTTTAAATTTTGCAATGATTTCCTGGATGATGTCCCTTATGATAGGAGGAGAAATGCCTTCTCCAATTGACTCAATAGTAGGTATTTATGAAAGTGGTAAAACTGTAAAGGAAGAAGTTGTTTTAAGGAGAAGGATATTGTATTTTGGAATAATTTTCCTTATAGTCGGTTTCATTGCTATCAATATAATAGCGGTTCTCCCGAAGCCAAGAATTTTTCTAGCAGAAATAAAATGGGTATATGTATTAATTGGATTGAGTATCTTTCTCTTATTTTTCTTAGTTTTATACATATTGTTTATATTACCTGAAAAAAGCGGTGTTCTCAAGGAAAAATATGATGTAGAAACAGTTAAAAAAATAGTGATTTTGTCTATATCAGCGGTTTTCGCTGCAATATTTATTGCAATTGCAATTTTACTTCAAGTTGGAAAAATAAGTTCAATAGGAGCACTATCCCTTTCCAGAGAATATTCAATAGACTTTGCGATATACGCAATACTTGTTTCTATTGGCCCCTTCGGATTTTATGAATATTTCCACTATAGGAAAATAAATTCAATGGAAGAAAGATTTCCAGAATTTTTAAGAGATCTTGCTGAATCAAGAAAGGCGGGAATGACCGAGGCAAGAGCGGTGGAAATGGCGGCAAGAGGCGACTATGGACATCTCACACCAGAAATTAAAAAAATGGCAATTCAGATTTCCTGGGGTATTCCTTTTACAGAAGCTCTAAGAAGATTTGGGGAAAGAATAAAAACACCTCTCATCCAGAGAACAACAACAATGGTCATAAAAGCTTCAGAGGCGGGAGGGAAAACTGCAGATGTGATAGAAGCTGCTGCAACAAATGCGAGGGAAATAAAAATTTTGCAAAATGAAAGAAAGACAGAAATGAGTCTTTATCTTATGATTATTTACATTTCATTTTTTGTATTTCTTGCGGTAATAGTAGCATTATCAAAATTTTTCCTATCAAATCTTATTTCAAAAGCGGTAAGCTTACCGGGCTTCTCGGGCCCATCAATTTCATTGAAAGAATATGAATTTATTTATATATGCACTGCGCTTGCTCAGGCAATAGGAAGTGGTGTTGTTGCGGGATCAATAACTGAGGGAAAAGCTATTGCGGGCTTGAGACATGCAACAATAATGATAATCATTACCTATCTAATCTTCAAATTAATTTAG